The genomic region CCGATCCCACCGCATCCACACCAGGCGCTGCACTGCCATGAACGCCCCTCCATCGCTCCACGGTGTGGCCGACTGGCCCCGAATGACCGTTTCACTGCTGCTGGCCACGCTGGTGGCGCTGGCCCCCTGGGGGCAGAGCCCGATCATTCCGGACGTGCTGGCGCTGGTACTGGCCTGGTGGGCACTGCATCGCCCGCAGCGCGGGCTGCTGGCCGCCGGTTTCATGCTGGGCGTGCTGATGGACACGCACACCGCAAGCACGCTGGGTGAACACGCGCTGCTCTACACCCTGATTGTCTGGATGACGCTGCAGTTCCAGCGACGCATTGCCTGGTTCCGGCTGGGCGGGCAGATGCTGCACATGCTGGGTGTCTTCCTGATGGCGCAGGCCGTGCTGGCCGGTGCCCGCTTCCTGCTGGGGCTGCCCTTCCTGGGGCCGGAGCAGTTCCTGCCCTGGCTGGGCACGGCCCTGCTGTGGCCGCTGGCCGACCTGCTGCTGCCGGCACGCCACGCCCCCCGCCGCACGACAACCGGTGCGGCGGCTTACGGCCCGCGCACCGCCCCCTTTGTCGATCCGGAGCGGGTGGCAGGTGAAGAAACCGGCAGGGACGCTGCGACACCGACTGGCGTACCGATCTACGCACACGCCGACGAGCCGGTTGCAGCCCGCGACAGCCACGCCGCCCAGGCCGCGCCCACACCGCAGGTCCAGAACGCTTCGCCGACCTGGATCGATCCGGAAGAGCTGGTCATGCAGGGTACGGCCTCGCCCCAGCCCCAGCCTCAACACGCGGCGCGCCGGCGACCGGCCTACTGGCATTACGCGCCAGACGACCACGGCCACTGAGCGCAGAGCATCGTGGCCATGCGTCGTCCGCCCCAGCCCCCCAGTCCGGCCCGCTTCAATCGCCGGCTGCTGATTGCCATGGCAGGCAGCCTGGCAGGCTTCGGGCTGCTGGCCGCCCAGGCCTGGAATCTGCAGGTGGCCAGCTACGACAAGTACCACGCGCTGGCCGAGGACAACCGCATCACCATGCTGCCGCTGGCGCCGCAGCGGGGCCGCATCCTGGATCGCAACGGCATCGTGCTGGCCGAGGATGTGTACACGCCGGCCCTGGAAATCGCCACCAGCCAGGCGCGCAACGTGGACCGGCTGGTGCAGCAGCTCTCGAAGATCGTCCCGATCAGCCCGCTGGAAGTGCGCCGTTTCAAGCGACTGGCCGCCGGCAACAAGAACACCGACGGCACCATTCCGCTCAAGACCCGCCTGACCGACGAGGAGGCTGCCCGCCTGGCCGCGGTGCGCTTCCGCTTCGATGGTCTGGAGATCAAGGCACGGCCGCACCGCCACTACCCGCTGGGCACCACGGCGGCACACGTCATCGGCCACATCGGGCGCATCTCCAACGCCGACAACGACATGCTGGCGCGGACCGAGCGGACCTCCGACTATGCCGGCAGCACCCACATCGGCAAGTTGGGGCTGGAGCAGAGCTACGAGACCCAGCTGCACGGCAAGGTGGGCCTGGAGGAAGTGGAGATCACCGCCAGCGGACGGCCCGTGCGCTCGCTGTCGCGGCAGCCGGCCACACCCGGCCAGGACATCCGGCTGGCGCTGGACATTCCGCTGCAGCAGCTGGCCGAAGAGTTGCTGGCCGGCTATCGGGGTGCGCTGGTGGCCATCGAGCCACGTACCGGTGAAATTCTGGCCTTCGTGTCGATGCCCAGCTTCGACCCCAATCTGTTTGTCGATGGCATCGATCACCGCAACTGGCAGGCCCTGAACGGCGATCCCGATCGGCCACTGCTCAACCGGCCGCTGCGCGGCACCTATCCTCCCGGCTCCACCTACAAGCCCTTCATGGCGCTGGCCGTGCTGGAAAACAAGGTCCGCAAACCTGAGGACACAATCCAGGACCCGGGTTACTGGATGCTGGGCAAGCACCGCTTCCGCGACTCCAAGCCGCAAGGACATGGCCGCGTGGATCTGTACAAATCCATCGTGGTCTCATCCGACACCTATTACTACGGCGCCGCCTACGATCTGGGCGTGGACCGCATTCACGACTTCATGGCGCCCTGGGGCTTTGGCCGTCTCACCGGCATCGACCTGCCGGACGAGCAGCCCGGCCTGCTGCCCTCGTCTGCCTGGAAGCAGCAGCGATTCAAGCAGCCGTGGTTCCCGGGCGAGACGCCATCGGTCGGCATCGGCCAGGGCTACAACGCCTTCACCATCCTGCAGCTGGCACACGCCACCGCCACGCTGGCCAACGATGCCGTGGCGCACCGCCCGCATCTGGTCACGCACGTCGGCTCCGTCATGCCCGACAACGGCGAAGCCCCCGACGGCAAGCCGATCCGCGTCTCATCCCAGAACCTGAAGCTGGTGCAGCGCGCGATGACCGATGTCACCCGCAAGGGCACGGCGCGCACCGCCTTCCTGGAGGCCGAATACGAATCGGCCGGCAAGACCGGCACGGCCCAGGTCATCGGCATCCGCCAGAACGAGAAATACGACGAGAAGAAAGTGGCGCACCATTTCCGCGACCACTCGCTCTATATCGGTTACGCCCCCGCGCAGAACCCGCGCATCGCGCTGGCGCTGGTGGTGGAGAACGGCGGCTTCGGCGCCCGCACGGCAGCCCCCATGGCCCGCAGGATCTTTGACTTCTATCTGCTGGGCAAGCGCACGCCGACACCCCCGGCCCCTGTGGAGGCCACCCCATGAACGCTGCCGCCCTGTGGCGCTTCCTGCGTCATCGCGTCTTCATCTTCGACCCCTGGCTGTCGACGGTGCTGCTGGCCATCTCGCTCATCAGCCTCGTCACCATGTATTCGGCGGCCGGCGACGGCAGTGAACGTCTGGTGGTGCATGCCCGCAATCTGGGCATGGCAGTGATGATCACCTGGCTGGTAGCCAGTCTGGACCCACGTCACCTGCGGGCCGTGGCCATTCCCATTTATCTGGTGGGGCTGGCGCTGTTGTTCGGTGTCGAACTGATGGGCATCACGGCCAAGGGCGCCAAGCGCTGGCTGGACCTGGGCTTCACCCGCATCCAGCCGGCCGAGCTGATGAAGATCGCCATCCCGCTGATGCTGGCCTGGTTCTTCCACATCAGCCAGAACCGGCTGCGCAGCCGCTACGTGCACCTGATGGCCATCATGCTGCTGGTGCTGCCGGTGGCGCTGGTGGGTCGCCAGCCCGACCTGGGCACCGCCATCCTCATCGGGTCGGCCGGCGCCTTCGTCATCTATTTTGCGGGCCTGAGCTGGCGGGTCATTCTGGGCAGTCTGGTGGTGGGCCTGGCCGCCATGCCGCTGCTGTGGCTGAACATGAAGCCCTACCAGAAAGAGCGCGTGCTCACGATGATCGATCCCACCAACGATCCGCTGGGCAAGGGCTTTCACATCATCCAGTCCACCATTGCCGTGGGCTCGGGCGGGATGCAGGGCAAGGGCTGGCTGCGGGGCACCCAGGCCCACCTGGACTTCGTGCCCGAACGCACCACCGACTTCATCTTCTCGGTCTATGCCGAGGAATTCGGCCTGGTGGGCACCGGCATCCTGCTGGCGCTCTACACCGCCTTCATCGCCCGCGGCCTGATCATCGCCAGCCAGGCGCAGAGCCTGTTCTCACGCCTGCTGGCCGCCTCCATGACGATGATCGTCTTCACCTACGCCTTCGTGAACATCGGCATGGTGATCGGCATCCTGCCCGTGGTGGGCGTGCCGCTGCCCTTCATGTCATACGGAGGCACCGCCCTGGTGACGCTGGGCGTGGGCTGCGGCATGCTGATGTGCATCGCCCACGAGAATGCCATGCAGCGGCATCGGGCGGGGCGGCAGTTCATCTTTCAGTAGGCCAGGGGTTGCATATCTTGCATCTGAATAGCGGCCTACCGAATTCCGACTGGGACCAGCGTTCAAGCTCCTCCCTGTCTGTCGAACAAATCTTGAAGTACTGTCCCGTGGTGAAGTCACCTATCTTTTTGGAAGACAGGGACTTATGCGATGCCTTGTGGAGCATAGGATAGGTGTCCGGAAAGCGCTTACGGTCCTTGCAGAGATTCACGACATAGCCATCCTTGTCGTGTGTATTGACCCAGCCCTGATACCCATCCTCGTCATCAAAGAACTGCTCAAGTCCCATCATCCTGCCCCTATTCAATACCCGGCTTCACCGCCAGCAGGATCTTGCCCACGTGCTCGGAGCTTTCCATGCGGCGATGGGCCTCGGCGGCCTTTTCCAGAGGGAAGGCCCGATCAATGATGGGCTTCACCTTGCCGGCCTCCAGCAGCGGCCAGAGGTTGTCCTGCAGGGCCCGTGACAGCCGCTCCTTCTCTTCCGGCGAGCGGGCGCGCAGCGTGGAGCCGGTGAAGGTCAGACGCTTGAGCATCAGGCGCATCCAGTCCACCTCCACCTTCGAGGCCTGCAGGAAGGCGATCTGCACCAGCCGGCCCTCCACGGCCAGGCTCTTCAGGTTGCGCTCGATGTACGGGCCGCCCACCATGTCCAGGATCACGTCCACGCCCTGGCCTTCGGTCAGGCGCGAGACCTCCACCATGAAGTCGCGCCGCCGGTAGTCGATGGCCGCATCGGCCCCCAGCTTCAGCGCGGCCTCGGCCTTCTCGGGCGTGCCCACGGTGCAGAACACGCGCGCCCCCAGCGCCTTGGCCACCTGGATGGCCATCACGCCGATACCCGACGTGCCGCCATGCACCAGCAGCGTCTCGCCCTCCGCCAGGCGGCCGCGCTCGACCACGTTGGCCCAGACCGTGAAGGCGGTCTCAGGCAGCGAGGCGGCCTGCGCCATGGAGAACCCGGCCGGCACCGGCAGCACCTGCCCGGCCGGCGCCGTCACGTATTCGGCATAGCCGCCACCATCGACCAGCGCGCATACCCGGTCGCCCTTCTTCCACTCGGGCACGCCCTGCCCCACGGCGGCCACCACCCCGGACACTTCCAGGCCCAGCCAGGGCGATGCTCCGCGCGGTGGCGGATAGCTGCCCATGCGCTGCAGCACGTCCGGGCGGTTCACGCCCGCATAGGCCACGCGGATCAGCACCTCGCCGGCCCCCACTTCGGGCATGTCGCGCTCGGCCAGCTGCAGCACGTCGGCATCGCCGCCCCGGCCGTGATCGATGTATTTCATGAAAGATATCCCTGGTTACTGGGCAGGTCCGGAAGCCAACCCGTCCTTCGGGGCGCTCCGGACACGCACCTGGTTTTCATCATCGGCACGATTCTACCGAGCGGGCGACTGCCCCCCTCATGCAGGGCCTCCCCGGGGCACACGCTCCGCACATGCGCCCGATCGGGCAGTTGGGGTAGGATGGCTGCCACTGCCCTTTATTCCAGACCCTTATCCAGACCCGTGTCCCACGCTGAAACACCTGACACTCCCGCCAGCACTTCCCACCCCACCGATGCCACCAGCCAGCGCCTGATCGATGCGGCCGCCCGGCTGCGCGACGAGCTGGAAGCGCTGCGCTTTGCCCCGCCGGTGGCGCACGTCTACAACCCGCTGCAGTACGCCTGGGAGGCCCACGCCGCCTATCTGACCCGCTATGGCCAGGGACACAAGAAGATCATGTTCCTGGGCATGAACCCTGGCCCCTTCGGCATGATGCAGACCGGCGTGCCCTTCGGCGAGGTCTCGGCCGTGCGCGACTGGATGGGCATCGAGGCCCCGGTCCAGGCACCGCCTCATCAGCACCCCAAGCGTCCGATTGACGGTTTTGCGTGCACTCGCTCGGAAGTGAGTGGTCGCCGACTTTGGGGATGGATCGGTCGCCGCTTTGGCCACGCCGACGATTTCTTCGCCCAGGCCATCGTCATCAACTACTGCCCGCTGGTGTTCCTGGAAGCCTCGGGCAAGAACCGCACCCCGGTGCAGCTGCCGGCGGCCGAGCAGCGCGCGCTGGAAGCCCCCTGCGACCGTCACCTGGCGGCCGTCATCGAGGCGCTGCAGCCGCAGTGGCTGATCGGCATCGGCGGCTTTGCCGAGAAGCGCCTCAAGCACGTGGTCTCGGAGGTGCTGGACGACCGCCCCCTGGCCCGCCGCCTGCACATCGGGCACGTGCTGCATCCCAGCCCGGCCAGCCCTGCCGCCAACCGTGGCTGGGACGAAGTGGTGGACCGGCAGATGCAGGAATACGGGCTGCTGCCCGTCTCCACGTAGACCTTAGCCCCCTGGCCCGGCCGTCGCTTCACCTCCGGCATGCCTGTCAGCCCCGGCACCAGCAGTCGCCCCTTTCCCCCGACATGCCGGCCAGCCCCGTTCATCCGACCGTCGTGCAGCGGCCCCACGGAAATGACCAAGGGCAAGAAAACCGGCTGCCGCGCGCTCTAGAATCGCCCCCGCACCGCCGCCCCCGTCGGGGCGCAGTCCGCAACCCAAGAAACCGACATGCTTTCTGAAGCCCTCCTTTCCTACTTCCATCTGGCCAGCATCCTGGCCATGGTCGTCTTCCTCACCAGCGAAGGCGCACTCTGCCGCCCCGAATGGTTCAACGAGGCCGTGCTCAAGCGCCTGCAGCGCGTGGACATCATCTACATGATCTGCGGCGCCATGGTGGCCACCAGCGGCATCACCCGCATCATCCTGGGCTTCAAGGGCACCGACTGGTACATCGCCCAGCCCATGCTGCACATCAAGGTGCTCCTGTTCCTCGTCGTCGGCGTGATGTCGGCGCGCGTGTCCATGGCCCTGCAGTCCTGGTTACAGACCTGGGAAGAAAAGGGCACGCTGCCCGCCGAAGCGGACATCCGCCGCATCCGCAAGTGGATCATGATCGAGGCCCACATCATCATGGTCATTCCCCTGTTCGCCGTGTTCCTCTCGCGCGGCCTCTTCGGAGCCGACGCCGGCTGACACCCGAAGCCCGGACCCGGCACGAGAGCCCGGGTCCGCTCACAGGCCAAATCGCACACCCTGCCCGCCTGGCCGGCCGACATCGGCCGGCACGGCGCGCCTCGCGCTGGACGTCCACCATATTTGGTGACAGTATTGACACATTGATACTGGGAAGCGGACCATCTGTCCACGCAAGGAAGCTCTCATGGAACAAAAGCCCGTCGTCATCCTTCTGGGCGGCAGCGGTTTCATCGGCAGCCATCTGGCCCGTGATTTCGCACAGAAGAATTGGCGCGTCATCGTCGTCACCCGCTTCCCTGACCAGACCCGCGACAAGCTCGGCCCCGGGATCGAGACCCTGGCCGCACTGGCCCACCTCGACCCCAGCGTCCAGCCCGACCTGCTCATCAACCTGGCCGGCGCCTCGGTGGGCGAAGGCCGCTGGAACACCGCCCGCAAGCGCACGCTACTGGCCAGCCGCCAGGGTCCCACCCAGCAGATCACCCAGTGGCTCAAGCGCCATGCGCACAAGCCACGCCTCATCATCCAGGCCTCGGCCGTGGGCTTCTACGGCAACGGCAGCCGCCAGCAGTGGCAGGCGCGCTGCAACGAAAGCTCGGCACCGCAGGACGTCTTCGTCTCGCGACTGTGCCAGCTGTGGGAGGCCAGCGCCCAGGAACTGCACCGTGAAAGCGGCGTGCCCGTGGCCATCTGCCGACTGGGCGTGGTACTGGGCAAGGGGGGCGGCATCCTGCCCCAGCTGCTCAAGCCCGTGCGCCTCGGCATCGGGCGTATCGGCAGTGGTCAGCAACCGGTGTGCTGGATCCACATGGACGACGTGGTGGCCGCCATCCAGTTCATCGCCCAGCAGCCGGTCGACCAGCCGTGGCGCGTCTTCAACCTCACGGCACCACAGGCCACCACCCAGCAGGACTTTGCACAGACGGCCGCCCGGCTGCTGCACCGCAAGCTGTGGCTGTCGCTGCCGGCCGGTCTGATGCGCACCGCCATGGGCGAACAGGCCGACCTGGTGCTGGATGGCCAGTACGTGGAACCGGCCAGACTGCTGGCCGAGGGCTACAGCTTCCACTACCCCACGCTGGACGCAGCCCTGGAAAACCTGCTCAAAGGCTGACAGGCAGGCTGCGGGGTACGCAGTTGGGCAGCAGAACTGACGGGAATACCTAGATGCAACAGGTTTTGTAGGTATTTTCTTACAGTTCTGACTAAAATTTCAGAAATGCATCATTCCGTTCCAAACGGTCGTCGTGATGCAGTTGCCGCGTGGCTGGACAGTCCTTGTCGTCGCCCCCAGCACCCGGCCATTCCGCCCCTGTACCCAACCTCGTGACCCCGCCGGTGCCGCCAACATGCCGGGATCGGGCCGTAAGCCATACCCACCCATGAAGAAATATCTTGCCCTCGTCGCCGTCACGCTGGCCCTGTTCGGCCAGTCGGTCCGCGCCGCCGAGATTGAAAGCCGATCGCTTGATCAGATCCACAAGGAAGCCCTGAAGGAAGGCGGCACGCTGGTGGTCTATGCGGGCGGCGATACGCCCAACCAGCTCGACGGCATCAAGACCGCCTTCGAGAAACGCTTCCCGGGCATGACCCTGGAGGTGGTGGTGGACTACAGCAAGGTGCACAACGCCCGGCTGGACCAGCAGTTTGCCTATGGCAAGGTGGTGGCCGACGTGGTGCAGCTGCAGACGCTGCAGGACTTTCCGCGCTGGCGCCGTGAAGGCCGTCTGCTGGCCTACAAGCCGCGCGGCTGGGATCACATCTACAGCAGCTTCAAGGATCAGACCGGCGCCTGGACCGGCGTCTTCGTGGATGCCTTCAGCAACCTGGCAAACACCAAGGCCCTGGGCAGCATCCCGGCCCCCAGCAACGCCCACGACTACCTGGACCCGGCCCTGAAGGGCAAGATCATCTCCACCTATCCCAACGACGATGATGCCGTGCTCTTCTGGTACAAGCAGACCATCGACCGCCACGGCTGGGAATGGATGGAGAAGTTCATGCAGCAGGAGCCGCACTTCGTGCGCGGCACCCAGGCGCCCGCTGATGCCGTCGCCAGCGGCAAATACCCCGTCACCTTCACGACCGACGGCAGCCTGAAGCACGATGCCAACAGCCCGGTCCGCTTTTCCATCCCCACCAACGACGGCTTCGTGGCCTGGGCCCAGCGCGCCGCCATCATCAAGGGCACACGCCGTCCCGAATCGGCCCGCCTGTACCTGAGCTGGCTACTGGACAAGGACACCCAGAAGAACGTCTGGTACATGTGGTCGGTACGCAATGACGTGCAGCCCCCGGCCGACTACCGGCCCATCTGGGAATACAGCAGCGCCAACCTCAGCAATTTCGAGCGCTTCATGGCTGACCGTGACGCCGTCGAACGCTTCCGCGCCCGCATCCAGCTCTATGTCGGCGAGGTGCAGGGACCGTCCTCGACGGGCGTGCTGGGCATGACGCCCACCAAGGCACTGGGCGCCACGGCGGCCGCCAAGCCTTAAGCCTGTATTCCAGGTCTCCGGCCGTTTGCGCCCCCTCGGCACGGCCGGAGAGCATGTCCCGGACCGCGCAGGACATGCCGGACATGCCGGATCTGCAGACTCTGCCGGATCCGCCTGAACAGCGAGTCACCCGGAGGCCTTCCCACGAAGGCCTTTTTCATATCCACATATTGATAATGATTATCACAATTGATAGACTTACCAATGCAACCCGATCAGAAGCAATCCGGGAATGGCGGACGCTCCGGACGTTTTCGCAGACGTTGCAGGCGAAAGACCTCCGGAAGATTTCACGGCAGCACCCTTTCATCCGCTCATGATCCAGATACACAGGCCTCCTCCGCCCGTTGAAGGCACCTGCCGGACCATGCAGCCCCGTCCCGTCCCACGGGCCCGCTCCTGACTGGCACGCAATCAATCTCCGTCCGTGTCGTCCGCCCTGGTGCGGGGACACTCACTTTTCAAGGGTGTTGCAAGACACCCTTTTTTTTGCCCGCAACACCCTTATCGCGCTTCTTCCATCGCCCGCACTCAGGGCGGGATATGCATCATGACCTCCTTCACCCTGCCCCTTCCCTTCGCCCGCCACGGCCTGGCCATCATGGTCGCCAGTCTGTTTGTCATGCCCGCACTGGCACAGCAGACCGACAGCACCAGCGACGGCATGAGCAGCCCGCGGCCACGACCACCACAGAAAAGCACTGTCACCTCATACCACGCCACGCTGGAGAGCCTGACCGTCACTGGCACGCGCGAGAATGCCAGCGTTCGGCTGCCGCTGAAGGCCCGGGAAACGCCGCAGTCGGTCAGCGTCACCACCCGCAAGCAGATGGACGATGAATCGTTGACCAGCGTGGATGCCGTGATGCGGCACATGACGGGGGTGATGACCTCGCTCTACGACACCCAGCGGCCGCTCTATTACACCCGAGGCTTCGTGATCAAGGATTTCCAGGTCGACGGCATGCCCAGCTACAGCGGCGAGACCAACCAGGAATACGACACCGCGCTCTACGAGCGGGTGGACCTGGTACGCGGCGCCAACGGCATCCTCACCGGGGTGGGCACGCCATCGGCCACGGTCAACCTGATCCGCAAGCGTCCCTCCCGCGAGTTGGGTGGCACCGTGGACGTGAGCGCCGGGCGCTGGGACTACTACCGGGCAGTGGCCGACGTGAACGTACCCATCACCGCAGATGGCTCGGTGCGCAGCCGCTTCGTGCTGGCGCCGCAGAAAAAGCACAGCTTCTACAAGCGCTACGAAGAGAACAAGCTGGCTTTCCTGGGCGTGGTGGAAGCCGACCTGGGCCCAGCCACCGAAGTCTCCGTGGGCTACCAGCGCCAGAAGAACGCGCCCAAGGCGCCCGTCTGGGGGGCCATCCCCCGCTTCAATACCGACGGCACGCTGGCCAACCTGCCGGTTTCCACCAGCTTCTCGCCATCCTGGACACGATGGGAGCGCAGCTCGGGCACGGCATTCGCTTCAATCAGCCACCAGATCAATGACGACTGGACGTTCAAGGCCAACCTGGACCATACCACCGGCAAGACCCACAGCCTGATCACCTACGGCTATGGAGCCACACCTTCCGATGCGCCCTTCATCGACAAGGCTACCGGCAGCGGCGTCACCCTGTATGCCTATCCCGGGGAAGAGCGCGAGACCCGCAACAGTCTGGACGCCTATCTGGCCGGCAAGCTGCATCTGGGCGGGCGGGAACACGACCTGACCGTAGGCGTAAGCAGCACCCGCACCACCAGCAAGAGCGATGCCTTTGCCAGCATGTCCAACTGGCGCCAC from Lautropia mirabilis harbors:
- the mreD gene encoding rod shape-determining protein MreD produces the protein MNAPPSLHGVADWPRMTVSLLLATLVALAPWGQSPIIPDVLALVLAWWALHRPQRGLLAAGFMLGVLMDTHTASTLGEHALLYTLIVWMTLQFQRRIAWFRLGGQMLHMLGVFLMAQAVLAGARFLLGLPFLGPEQFLPWLGTALLWPLADLLLPARHAPRRTTTGAAAYGPRTAPFVDPERVAGEETGRDAATPTGVPIYAHADEPVAARDSHAAQAAPTPQVQNASPTWIDPEELVMQGTASPQPQPQHAARRRPAYWHYAPDDHGH
- the mrdA gene encoding penicillin-binding protein 2; amino-acid sequence: MRRPPQPPSPARFNRRLLIAMAGSLAGFGLLAAQAWNLQVASYDKYHALAEDNRITMLPLAPQRGRILDRNGIVLAEDVYTPALEIATSQARNVDRLVQQLSKIVPISPLEVRRFKRLAAGNKNTDGTIPLKTRLTDEEAARLAAVRFRFDGLEIKARPHRHYPLGTTAAHVIGHIGRISNADNDMLARTERTSDYAGSTHIGKLGLEQSYETQLHGKVGLEEVEITASGRPVRSLSRQPATPGQDIRLALDIPLQQLAEELLAGYRGALVAIEPRTGEILAFVSMPSFDPNLFVDGIDHRNWQALNGDPDRPLLNRPLRGTYPPGSTYKPFMALAVLENKVRKPEDTIQDPGYWMLGKHRFRDSKPQGHGRVDLYKSIVVSSDTYYYGAAYDLGVDRIHDFMAPWGFGRLTGIDLPDEQPGLLPSSAWKQQRFKQPWFPGETPSVGIGQGYNAFTILQLAHATATLANDAVAHRPHLVTHVGSVMPDNGEAPDGKPIRVSSQNLKLVQRAMTDVTRKGTARTAFLEAEYESAGKTGTAQVIGIRQNEKYDEKKVAHHFRDHSLYIGYAPAQNPRIALALVVENGGFGARTAAPMARRIFDFYLLGKRTPTPPAPVEATP
- the rodA gene encoding rod shape-determining protein RodA, with product MNAAALWRFLRHRVFIFDPWLSTVLLAISLISLVTMYSAAGDGSERLVVHARNLGMAVMITWLVASLDPRHLRAVAIPIYLVGLALLFGVELMGITAKGAKRWLDLGFTRIQPAELMKIAIPLMLAWFFHISQNRLRSRYVHLMAIMLLVLPVALVGRQPDLGTAILIGSAGAFVIYFAGLSWRVILGSLVVGLAAMPLLWLNMKPYQKERVLTMIDPTNDPLGKGFHIIQSTIAVGSGGMQGKGWLRGTQAHLDFVPERTTDFIFSVYAEEFGLVGTGILLALYTAFIARGLIIASQAQSLFSRLLAASMTMIVFTYAFVNIGMVIGILPVVGVPLPFMSYGGTALVTLGVGCGMLMCIAHENAMQRHRAGRQFIFQ
- a CDS encoding NAD(P)H-quinone oxidoreductase — translated: MKYIDHGRGGDADVLQLAERDMPEVGAGEVLIRVAYAGVNRPDVLQRMGSYPPPRGASPWLGLEVSGVVAAVGQGVPEWKKGDRVCALVDGGGYAEYVTAPAGQVLPVPAGFSMAQAASLPETAFTVWANVVERGRLAEGETLLVHGGTSGIGVMAIQVAKALGARVFCTVGTPEKAEAALKLGADAAIDYRRRDFMVEVSRLTEGQGVDVILDMVGGPYIERNLKSLAVEGRLVQIAFLQASKVEVDWMRLMLKRLTFTGSTLRARSPEEKERLSRALQDNLWPLLEAGKVKPIIDRAFPLEKAAEAHRRMESSEHVGKILLAVKPGIE
- a CDS encoding uracil-DNA glycosylase family protein, yielding MSHAETPDTPASTSHPTDATSQRLIDAAARLRDELEALRFAPPVAHVYNPLQYAWEAHAAYLTRYGQGHKKIMFLGMNPGPFGMMQTGVPFGEVSAVRDWMGIEAPVQAPPHQHPKRPIDGFACTRSEVSGRRLWGWIGRRFGHADDFFAQAIVINYCPLVFLEASGKNRTPVQLPAAEQRALEAPCDRHLAAVIEALQPQWLIGIGGFAEKRLKHVVSEVLDDRPLARRLHIGHVLHPSPASPAANRGWDEVVDRQMQEYGLLPVST
- a CDS encoding DUF2214 family protein, whose amino-acid sequence is MLSEALLSYFHLASILAMVVFLTSEGALCRPEWFNEAVLKRLQRVDIIYMICGAMVATSGITRIILGFKGTDWYIAQPMLHIKVLLFLVVGVMSARVSMALQSWLQTWEEKGTLPAEADIRRIRKWIMIEAHIIMVIPLFAVFLSRGLFGADAG
- a CDS encoding TIGR01777 family oxidoreductase; this translates as MEQKPVVILLGGSGFIGSHLARDFAQKNWRVIVVTRFPDQTRDKLGPGIETLAALAHLDPSVQPDLLINLAGASVGEGRWNTARKRTLLASRQGPTQQITQWLKRHAHKPRLIIQASAVGFYGNGSRQQWQARCNESSAPQDVFVSRLCQLWEASAQELHRESGVPVAICRLGVVLGKGGGILPQLLKPVRLGIGRIGSGQQPVCWIHMDDVVAAIQFIAQQPVDQPWRVFNLTAPQATTQQDFAQTAARLLHRKLWLSLPAGLMRTAMGEQADLVLDGQYVEPARLLAEGYSFHYPTLDAALENLLKG
- a CDS encoding ABC transporter substrate-binding protein; its protein translation is MKKYLALVAVTLALFGQSVRAAEIESRSLDQIHKEALKEGGTLVVYAGGDTPNQLDGIKTAFEKRFPGMTLEVVVDYSKVHNARLDQQFAYGKVVADVVQLQTLQDFPRWRREGRLLAYKPRGWDHIYSSFKDQTGAWTGVFVDAFSNLANTKALGSIPAPSNAHDYLDPALKGKIISTYPNDDDAVLFWYKQTIDRHGWEWMEKFMQQEPHFVRGTQAPADAVASGKYPVTFTTDGSLKHDANSPVRFSIPTNDGFVAWAQRAAIIKGTRRPESARLYLSWLLDKDTQKNVWYMWSVRNDVQPPADYRPIWEYSSANLSNFERFMADRDAVERFRARIQLYVGEVQGPSSTGVLGMTPTKALGATAAAKP
- a CDS encoding TonB-dependent siderophore receptor is translated as MTSFTLPLPFARHGLAIMVASLFVMPALAQQTDSTSDGMSSPRPRPPQKSTVTSYHATLESLTVTGTRENASVRLPLKARETPQSVSVTTRKQMDDESLTSVDAVMRHMTGVMTSLYDTQRPLYYTRGFVIKDFQVDGMPSYSGETNQEYDTALYERVDLVRGANGILTGVGTPSATVNLIRKRPSRELGGTVDVSAGRWDYYRAVADVNVPITADGSVRSRFVLAPQKKHSFYKRYEENKLAFLGVVEADLGPATEVSVGYQRQKNAPKAPVWGAIPRFNTDGTLANLPVSTSFSPSWTRWERSSGTAFASISHQINDDWTFKANLDHTTGKTHSLITYGYGATPSDAPFIDKATGSGVTLYAYPGEERETRNSLDAYLAGKLHLGGREHDLTVGVSSTRTTSKSDAFASMSNWRHDIANVHTWDGTAPKPAVSKTGARNDTLVQQTGLYASARWRLTEPLSLLTGARVTRWTSKQKNYDTRGALSGVSARQEVKHKVSPYLGVVYDITPSLAAYASHTRIFNPQNHRDVNNVPLKPAVGSNSEVGLKMALAHELDLNLAIFETKQDNFAVVNADAAPNSLPDGSTPYRTVDGTKGKGFDVELIGKVQPDWNLKAALTRAKVTRQESDRLWANFPTWQLQLGSDYRFSGELRPLQLGGFLTWQSKLEAYNVPSPSGRVYVTEKSKPLLDLYASWDFTEAYRLTLAVTNALDKKYWANLDYANYGQPRFFSATFRMAF